One Thermanaerothrix sp. DNA segment encodes these proteins:
- a CDS encoding MarR family transcriptional regulator, with protein sequence MNPDDSDVRRKAAALRMALKGLVRCLGLLDRDGACCGGVTLAQCHVLGEIADSGGLSLVELSRRLGLHKSTVSRTVDPLVRMGLVVQERDPVDRKRYVLSLTPKGEEVEGRISAVMELRCIRILEALDPASHDKVVSGVEELLVGLRKALEKEEGECDCVDL encoded by the coding sequence TTGAACCCGGATGATTCGGATGTAAGGCGGAAGGCGGCGGCCTTGAGGATGGCCCTTAAGGGGTTGGTCCGGTGTCTTGGCCTCCTGGACAGGGACGGGGCTTGCTGTGGAGGGGTAACCTTGGCCCAGTGCCACGTGCTTGGGGAGATCGCGGACTCCGGCGGGCTTTCGTTGGTGGAGCTGTCCCGAAGGCTTGGGCTGCACAAGAGCACCGTGAGCAGGACCGTAGATCCGCTGGTGCGAATGGGGTTGGTGGTTCAGGAGAGGGATCCAGTGGACAGGAAGCGGTATGTTCTGTCCCTCACGCCTAAGGGGGAGGAGGTGGAAGGGCGCATATCCGCCGTGATGGAGCTTAGGTGCATTCGGATACTTGAGGCCCTTGACCCAGCATCCCATGACAAGGTGGTTTCCGGGGTGGAGGAGCTGCTCGTGGGGCTTAGAAAGGCCCTTGAGAAGGAAGAAGGGGAGTGTGATTGTGTTGACCTTTAG